One genomic region from Bubalus kerabau isolate K-KA32 ecotype Philippines breed swamp buffalo chromosome 7, PCC_UOA_SB_1v2, whole genome shotgun sequence encodes:
- the NPFFR2 gene encoding neuropeptide FF receptor 2, which translates to MSEEWDSNSTENWRYIWSNATTHDLYSDINITYVNYYLHQPQVAAIFIISYFLIFFLCMVGNTVVCFIVMRNKHMHTVTNLFILNLAISDLLVGIFCMPITLLDNIIAGWPFGSTMCKISGLVQGISVAASVFTLVAIAVDRFRCIIYPFKPKLTIKTAFVIIMIIWVLAIAIMSPSAIMLHVQEEKNYRVRFNSQDKTSPVYWCREDWPSQEMRRIYTTVLFANIYLAPLSLIVIMYGRIGISLFKRKVPHTGKQNQEQWHVVSKKKQKIIKMLLTVALLFILSWLPLWTLMMLSDYVDLSPNELQVINIYIYPFAHWLAFCNSSVNPIIYGFFNENFRRGFQDAFHLQLCQKRAKSKEAYTLRAKHTMVINTSHLSAQESTVKNPHEETVLCRISAEKPLQELMMEELGEITSSNEI; encoded by the exons ATGAGTGAGGAATGGGATTCAAACTCTACAGAAAACTGGCGTTACATTTGGAGTAATGCCACAACACATGATCTGTACTCAGATATCAATATCACCTATGTGAACTACTATCTCCACCAGCCTCAAGTGGCAGCGATCTTCATTATTTCCTACTTTTTGATCTTCTTCCTATGCATGGTGGGAAATACAGTGGTTTGCTTCATTGTAATGAGGAACAAACATATGCACACAGTCACTAATCTCTTCATCTTGAACCTGGCCATAAGTGATCTACTAGTCGGTATATTCTGTATGCCTATCACACTGCTGGACAATATTATAGCAG GATGGCCTTTTGGAAGTACAATGTGCAAGATCAGTGGCTTGGTTCAGGGAATATCCGTTGCGGCTTCTGTCTTTACTTTAGTTGCAATAGCAGTGGATAG GTTCCGGTGTATCATCTACCCTTTTAAACCAAAGCTCACTATCAAGACGGCGTTTGTcatcattatgattatctgggtcctggcCATTGCCATCATGTCCCCATCTGCAATAATGTTACAtgtacaggaagaaaaaaattaccgAGTGAGATTCAACTCCCAGGATAAAACCAGCCCAGTCTACTGGTGCCGGGAAGACTGGCCAAGTCAGGAAATGAGGAGGATTTATACCACAGTGCTGTTTGCCAATATctacctggctcccctgtccctcattGTCATCATGTATGGAAGGATTGGAATTTCACTGTTCAAGAGGAAAGTGCCCCACACAGGCAAACAGAACCAGGAGCAGTGGCACGTGGTATCCAAGAAGAAGCAGAAAATCATTAAGATGCTCCTGACCGTGGCCCTGCTTTTCATTCTCTCCTGGTTGCCCCTGTGGACCCTGATGATGCTCTCAGATTATGTTGATCTGTCTCCAAATGAACTGCAGGTCATCAATATCTACATCTACCCTTTTGCACACTGGCTGGCCTTCTGCAACAGCAGCGTCAACCCCATCATTTATGGTTTCTTCAATGAAAATTTTCGTCGTGGTTTCCAAGATGCTTTTCACCTCCAGCTCTGCCAAAAAAGAGCAAAGTCCAAGGAAGCCTACACTCTGAGAGCTAAACACACTATGGTCATCAACACATCTCATCTGTCAGCACAGGAATCGACAGTTAAAAACCCACACGAGGAAACTGTGCTTTGTAGGATAAGTGCTGAAAAGCCCTTACAGGAATTAATGATGGAAGAATTAGGAGAAATTACCAGTAGCAATGAGATATAA